In the Nicotiana tabacum cultivar K326 chromosome 16, ASM71507v2, whole genome shotgun sequence genome, one interval contains:
- the LOC107792647 gene encoding protein SOB FIVE-LIKE 5-like has protein sequence MNISASECSSGCESGWTMYLDQLSNSEDQYNRRNIDYGIYSKSKTEHVDEYQEDEDMSMVSDASSGPPHFREDYCFEQNGYIFYPSASENTKETKEKRKMKEQKVKKQNLYLDDTASSPFSSFPTDNREYNDRTSMEMVADFSETHSKGKSVLGKHFGFLKTSVSGRTSSEKSSGLKGRKRQ, from the exons ATGAACATATCAGCTTCTGAATGTAGTAGTGGGTGTGAATCTGGTTGGACAATGTACTTAGATCAGCTCTCAAATTCTGAAGATCAATATAACAGAAGAAATATTGATTATGGTATATATAGTAAGAGTAAAACAGAACATGTAGATGAAtatcaagaagatgaagatatgTCAATGGTTTCTGATGCTTCTTCTGGTCCACCACATTTTCGTGAAGATTATTGCTTTGAACAAAATGGATATATTTTCTATCCTTCAGCTTCTGAAAATACAAAGGAAacaaaggagaaaaggaaaatgaaagagcAAAAGGTCAAAAAACAGAATCTTTATCTTGATGATACTGCCAGTTCTCCATTCTCTAGTTTCCCAACG GATAACAGAGAATATAATGATAGAACTTCTATGGAGATGGTAGCTGACTTCTCTGAAACACATTCTAAG GGTAAATCTGTTTTAGGGAAGCACTTTGGTTTCTTGAAAACATCTGTGAGTGGAAGAACTTCATCAGAAAAATCTA GTGGTTTAAAAGGAAGGAAGAGGCAATAA